A genomic stretch from Echeneis naucrates chromosome 6, fEcheNa1.1, whole genome shotgun sequence includes:
- the col6a4a gene encoding collagen alpha-6(VI) chain isoform X1, producing the protein MKGRRGLLLGLIMAACFYANAAQKTVCTQEAVADIVFLVDGSWSIGAENFEQIRQFLYTLVDSFDVRPDHVRISLVQYSNSPRTEFLLNTFQDKADILQYISKLPYMGGGTHTGQGLDFMLKEHFVPVAGSRAAQKVPQIAVVITDGKSQDNVESHAQDLKRRGIVLYAIGIKDADEDQLREIANEPYSQHVYSVSDFAALQGISQNILQTLCTTVEEAKRQLLQLSQECAKATVADIVFLVDGSSSIGPSNFEAGKEFLRNVVSGFDIGPDKVRVGLAQYSDQTYQEFLLKDHMDKQALLSEISEFPYRTGGTETGKAIDFLLDTYFTKEAGSRASQRVPQIAVIITDGDSTDDVVAPAQRLRQHGVIVFAIGVGDANQNELQAIASRPTQRFLFTINSYQALAALRGGLLQTVCISMEDQRQALAEKFADIVFLVDSALSQAEFTQVRTILVRLINQLNIRQSGHRLGVAQYGRDMKVEFLLNTLQTKEDNLNAVKRIRHRQLPANEPRNLGSALQSAYSTFFTSEAGSRADQGYRQYLVVLSGKNSDDALYKQSRLIKSQGITVVGFSFGASMDEMRIISTAPYVYQSVANAVPTLKAVFQKEEQDITLTGDCKAAKLADIVFIVDESGSIGTSNFQLVRTFLYSIINGLEVSTTRVRVGIVTYNDRATAQVYLNSFSDKKELLNFIKILPYHGGGTRTGAALKFAQENVFIQSTGSRKDRGVQQVAVVITDGESQDNVSQPAAELRRAGVTVYSVGVKDAKEAQLVEMASYPSKKHVFIVDSFVKLKSLEQSLQKILCQNILRQAISVNTRRIGIKEGCVQTDEADIFFLIDHSGSIYPSDFHDMKKFIIEFLQTFRIGPQHVRMGVVKYADSPNLEFDLNTYTDTKALEKAVEGIKQVGGGTETGRALKYMSPLFTEAMASRGHKVPEYLVVITDGKSSDEVKAPAAALRAQGVIVYAIGVKNADQTELREIAGDSKKTFFVNNFDALKPIKDDIITDICSQDACKDIPGDLLFLIDSSGSIEVADYIKMKDFMKSVISKSSIGQNEVHVGVMQFSTVQQLEFPLNRFYTKEEMYNNIDAMLQIGGGTHTGGAITDISQYFDAAQGGRPGLRQRLVVITDGEAQDEVKGPALALRNKGVVVYAIGVVDANTTQLLEISGSPDRMYSERDFDALKDLESQLALELCDPHRDCKKTEKADIIFLVDGSTSITLSKFRSMQKFMAAIVNQTTVGKDLTRFGVIIYSNEPKSIFTLKDFPSKREVLQAIAALSSPYGDTYTGKALKYSLQYFNPENGGRAAQQVPQILMVITDGDATDPNNLEEPSVALRDAGINVFSIGVEGANKKQLEIMAGHESSRVFYVDNFDALETLHKNITHVLCNSTKPVCEKQQADLVFLVDQSGSISSDDYSLMKKFTIDVVKSFKVSEALVRVGLAQFSSTFQPEFYLNQFYTEQAVSKHIFDMQQLGGGTNIGLALDSIRDYFEAARGSRKSSGVSQNLVLITDGESQDDVEDAADRLRALGVEVFAIGIGDVHDLELLQITGTPERLFTVQNFGSLEKIKQKVVDTICKSKPQDVKSCTIDIAMGFDISQRTGAVNEMLISGHNKLHSFLPEIAHYVSTVSGLCCVNGPVKTNIGYRLVSRDGRTLYDFNFEEYTEEVVRKVMTTTVPEPTYFNTALLKSFGEKFRVQSNAGVKVLVIFSDGLDQDVMTLEHESDLLRKSGVNALLTVALEGVRDTAQLQMVEFGRGFGYKLPLSIGMPSVGSTILKQIDTVSDRECCNVMCKCSGHEGIRGSRGLPGSKGLSGQKGYPGFPGEEGVAGERGPPGPSGPRGAEGCSGVRGTKGYRGLRGNRGDDGEDGLDGINGEQGVTGNDGARGAKGDSGNPGIPGIRGEVGLKGQRGLRGDPGESGADNNVPGTKGEPGNPGLVGSPGQDGRPGEGGLVGNSGPDGRRGPFGEKGAPGPPGEPGLPGSPGASGPQGARGVRGAPGPRGIPGLPGPQGAPGTPGGPGSAGRRGANGQKGQPGDPGDKGASGPMGPRGMPGQDGKDGYGPAGRKGVKGDAGFPGYPGLLGEDGLQGPKGYPGPKGSQGRAGNSGRSGEPGVSGEPGYPGHRGLKGPPGGKGMTECQLITYIRDNCACSIDRSECPAFPTELVFALDMSEDVTPAVFERQREALLSLLEDVTVSESNCPTGARVAVVGYSSHSRHLIRFHDYHSKKQLTEAVKNIALERTSNRRHLAAAMRFVAQNVFKRVRSGVLMRKVAVFLSNGPPQDVNDILTAMMEYRALNIVPAVISLRNAPGISRVMQVDDSGNYVFTVLGKDVAADLRKVKNCAICYDPCKRSEECAFIQEQLQPQEVDVDLVMVVDSSREMQADEYAGAQQLLSSVVEQLAVTSQPRRGSNRARVAVVQQSGTGTPKVEFSLQTYQDQDRMREHLIQTMQQQGGSSALGQTLEFTLREVLLKATQPRRKKALLVLVGTETAYSDRTKLQYISQKAKCEGVALFVVTVGDRYSRAQVEELASLPVQQHLIHVDRLKADEQGFTQRFFRVFLSALSKGMNTYPPPSLQQTCSQLNSQVFVSSQGEVTLEEVEEEGDGFREQIGGQTQTGQLDFIDVLTREDSQTIISGTNVNAQCQLDADSGLQCADYVQAWYYDKHIGACSPFWYGGCAGNANRFNTENECFQTCGAQNPDILPGPQLDTFGSKGDCFLRQDAGGCQNYTMMWYFDTEQNECSRFWYGGCGGNENRFKTQEECENLCLTRSR; encoded by the exons ATGAAGGGGAGGCGGGGCCTTCTCCTCGGCCTCATTATGGCAGCCTGTTTCTACGCCAACGCCGCTCAAAAGACAG TCTGCACGCAAGAGGCCGTGGCCGACATCGTCTTCCTGGTCGACGGGTCGTGGAGCATCGGGGCCGAGAACTTCGAGCAGATCCGTCAGTTTCTGTACACGCTGGTCGACAGCTTCGATGTCAGGCCCGACCACGTCCGGATCAGCCTGGTCCAGTACAGCAACAGTCCACGCACCGAGTTCCTGCTTAACACCTTTCAGGACAAGGCGGACATCCTCCAATACATCAGCAAGTTGCCATACATGGGAGGGGGCACCCACACCGGGCAAGGCTTGGACTTCATGCTGAAGGAGCACTTTGTGCCGGTGGCTGGAAGTCGCGCCGCCCAGAAGGTACCGCAGATTGCGGTTGTGATCACTGACGGGAAGTCACAAGACAACGTGGAGTCCCACGCCCAGGACCTGAAGAGGAGGGGAATCGTTTTATACGCAATCGGTATCAAGGATGCAGACGAGGACCAGCTGAGGGAGATAGCCAATGAGCCGTACAGCCAACACGTCTACAGCGTGTCTGACTTCGCAGCTCTACAGGGAATTtctcaaaacatcctccagactCTGTGCACAACTGTAGAGGAAGCCAAAcgtcagctcctgcagttatCTCAAG AATGTGCCAAGGCCACTGTGGCCGACATCGTCTTCCTCGTTGACGGCTCCTCCAGCATCGGCCCCTCTAACTTCGAGGCAGGCAAGGAGTTTCTCCGCAACGTTGTGTCAGGCTTTGACATCGGCCCTGACAAAGTTCGTGTTGGCTTGGCCCAGTACAGTGACCAAACTTACCAAGAGTTCCTGCTGAAGGACCACATGGACAAACAAGCGCTGCTTTCTGAGATCAGTGAGTTTCCTTACCGAACAGGCGGCACAGAAACGGGCAAGGCCATAGACTTCCTCCTGGACACATACTTCACGAAGGAGGCCGGGAGCCGAGCCAGCCAACGGGTGCCTCAGATCGCTGTGATCATCACGGATGGCGACTCCACCGATGATGTGGTGGCCCCCGCCCAGCGCCTGAGGCAGCACGGAGTCATTGTGTTTGCCATCGGGGTGGGAGATGCAAACCAAAACGAGCTCCAGGCCATCGCCAGCCGGCCAACACAACGCTTCCTGTTCACCATCAACAGCTACCAGGCTCTGGCAGCCCTGAGAGGAGGTCTGCTGCAAACCGTCTGCATCTCCATGGAGGATCAGAGGCAAG cattgGCAGAAAAGTTTGCAGACATTGTCTTCCTGGTGGACAGCGCCCTGAGTCAAGCAGAGTTCACACAGGTCAGGACCATCCTGGTTCGACTGATCAACCAGCTCAACATCAGGCAGTCTGGCCACCGTCTGGGTGTGGCTCAGTACGGCCGAGATATGAAGGTTGAATTCCTTCTTAACACTCTGCAAACCAAAGAAGACAACCTGAACGCTGTGAAGCGCATCCGCCACCGCCAGCTGCCAGCCAATGAGCCCCGTAACCTGGGCAGCGCTCTGCAGTCCGCCTACTCCACCTTCTTCACGAGTGAGGCAGGAAGCCGGGCAGACCAAGGCTACAGACAGTACCTGGTCGTTCTGAGCGGAAAGAACTCGGATGATGCTCTGTACAAGCAGTCACGTCTGATCAAGTCACAGGGAATAACTGTGGTCGGGTTCAGCTTCGGTGCATCCATGGATGAAATGCGCATCATCTCCACGGCACCTTATGTGTACCAGTCTGTCGCCAACGCCGTCCCCACGCTGAAGGCTGTTTTTCAAAAGGAGGAACAGGACATCACTCTTACTGGAG ATTGTAAAGCAGCCAAACTGGCAGATATCGTGTTCATTGTCGATGAGTCAGGAAGCATCGGAACTTCCAACTTCCAGCTGGTCCGCACTTTCCTGTATTCAATCATCAACGGCCTGGAGGTCAGTACAACTAGAGTCCGAGTTGGCATCGTGACGTACAATGACAGGGCCACGGCACAGGTCTACCTCAACAGCTTCAGCGACAAGAAAGAACTGCTGAATTTCATCAAGATCCTGCCATACCACGGAGGCGGTACGAGGACCGGAGCGGCCCTGAAGTTCGCCCAAGAGAACGTCTTTATCCAAAGcacaggaagcaggaaggacAGAGGTGTCCAGCAGGTGGCGGTGGTGATCACCGACGGCGAATCTCAGGACAACGTGAGCCAACCAGCAGCTGAACTCCGTCGGGCCGGAGTCACTGTTTACTCTGTGGGAGTCAAAGACGCCAAAGAGGCCCAGCTGGTGGAGATGGCGTCTTATCCCTCCAAAAAGCACGTGTTCATCGTGGACAGTTTTGTCAAGCTGAAGTCTCTGGAGCAGAGCCTGCAGAAAATCCTCTGCCAGAACATCTTGCGCCAAGCAATCTCAGTAAACACCAGAAGAATTGGCATCAAAGAAG GCTGTGTTCAAACAGATGAAGCAGATATCTTCTTTTTGATTGATCATTCTGGCAGTATTTACCCTTCAGACTTCCATGACATGAAGAAGTTCATCATTGAGTTTCTTCAAACGTTCCGCATTGGACCTCAACACGTCCGCATGGGGGTCGTAAAATACGCAGATTCGCCTAATTTAGAGTTTGACCTCAACACCTACACCGACACCAAAGCTTTGGAGAAAGCTGTAGAGGGAATCAAACAAGTAGGAGGAGGGACGGAGACAGGAAGGGCGCTGAAATACATGAGCCCGCTATTTACGGAAGCTATGGCTAGTCGTGGGCACAAAGTGCCGGAGTACCTGGTGGTCATCACTGATGGGAAATCCTCCGACGAGGTCAAGGCTCCGGCAGCAGCCCTGAGGGCGCAGGGCGTCATTGTTTATGCCATTGGGGTGAAAAACGCAGACCAAACGGAGCTGCGGGAGATCGCCGGCGACAGTAAAAAGACTTTCTTTGTCAATAACTTCGATGCCCTGAAGCCCATCAaggatgacatcatcacagacATCTGTTCTCAGGACG CTTGTAAAGACATACCAGGAGACCTCCTGTTTCTGATCGACAGCTCTGGGAGCATTGAAGTAGCAGATTACATCAAAATGAAAGATTTCATGAAATCGGTAATCAGTAAATCATCCATCGGCCAGAATGAGGTGCATGTTGGCGTCATGCAGTTCAGCACTGTTCAACAACTGGAGTTCCCGCTCAACCGCTTCTACACCAAAGAGGAAATGTACAACAACATAGATGCCATGCTGCAGATCGGCGGAGGCACTCACACGGGCGGAGCCATCACGGATATTTCTCAGTACTTTGACGCAGCCCAAGGAGGACGTCCTGGCCTGAGACAGAGGCTGGTGGTGATCACAGACGGCGAGGCCCAAGATGAGGTCAAAGGCCCCGCCCTGGCTCTCAGGAACAAAGGGGTGGTGGTGTACGCCATTGGAGTGGTTGATGCCAACACCACCCAACTGCTGGAGATCAGCGGGTCACCAGACAGGATGTACTCTGAGAGGGACTTCGATGCTCTGAAGGACTTGGAGAGCCAGCTGGCCTTGGAGCTCTGTGATCCACATAGAG ACTGTAAGAAGACAGAAAAGGCCGATATTATTTTCCTTGTCGACGGCTCGACAAGCATCACCCTGTCAAAGTTTAGAAGCATGCAGAAGTTTATGGCTGCAATAGTGAACCAAACCACAGTTGGAAAAGACCTGACTCGCTTCGGGGTCATTATCTACTCCAACGAGCCCAAATCCATCTTCACTCTGAAAGACTTCCCCTCCAAACGAGAAGTTCTTCAAGCGATAGCAGCACTGTCGTCTCCATATGGAGACACCTACACTGGCAAGGCTCTGAAATACTCCCTACAGTACTTTAACCCTGAGAACGGTGGCCGGGCAGCTCAGCAGGTGCCTCAGATCCTCATGGTGATCACAGACGGAGACGCTACCGACCCTAATAATCTGGAGGAGCCGTCTGTGGCGCTGCGAGACGCAGGGATCAACGTCTTCAGCATCGGAGTGGAGGGAGCAAACAAGAAACAGCTGGAGATCATGGCTGGCCACGAATCATCCCGAGTTTTCTATGTGGACAATTTCGACGCCCTGGAAACTCTGCACAAGAACATTACTCATGTCCTCTGCAACTCCACCAAGCCAG TTTGTGAGAAGCAGCAGGCTGACTTGGTCTTCCTGGTCGATCAGTCAGGCAGCATCAGCTCGGATGATTACTCCTTAATGAAGAAGTTCACCATCGACGTGGTGAAAAGCTTCAAAGTCAGTGAAGCTTTAGTTCGTGTTGGACTCGCTCAGTTCAGCAGCACCTTTCAGCCTGAGTTTTACCTCAACCAGTTCTACACAGAGCAGGCCGTGTCCAAGCACATCTTCGACATGCAGCAGCTTGGGGGAGGAACCAACATCGGGCTGGCCTTGGATTCGATCAGGGATTACTTTGAGGCAGCCCGGGGCAGCCGTAAATCTTCTGGGGTCTCCCAAAATCTGGTGCTGATCACAGATGGCGAATCACAGGATGATGTTGAGGACGCAGCCGATCGTCTCAGGGCTCTCGGGGTAGAGGTGTTTGCCATCGGCATCGGAGACGTCCACGACCTGGAGCTTCTGCAGATCACTGGCACTCCAGAGAGGCTCTTCACTGTGCAGAACTTTGGTAGCTTAGAAAAGATCAAGCAAAAGGTGGTGGACACTATCTGCAAGTCCAAACCGCAAGATGTAAAGA GCTGCACCATTGACATCGCCATGGGATTTGATATTTCTCAAAGAACTGGGGCTGTTAATGAGATGCTGATCAGCGGCCACAACAAACTGCACAGCTTCCTGCCTGAGATCGCCCACTACGTCTCGACAGTATCAGGCCTGTGCTGCGTCAACGGACCAGTCAAGACCAACATTGGCTACCGGCTGGTGAGCCGCGACGGACGGACCCTGTATGACTTCAACTTTGAGGAATACACAGAGGAAGTGGTGAGGAAGGTCATGACCACGACTGTGCCGGAGCCCACTTATTTCAACACTGCCCTGCTGAAATCCTTCGGTGAAAAGTTCAGGGTTCAGTCGAATGCAGGAGTGAAG GTGCTGGTGATCTTCTCAGACGGACTTGATCAGGATGTCATGACTCTGGAACATGAATCCGACCTCCTGCGAAAGTCTG GTGTCAACGCTCTGCTGACCGTGGCTCTGGAGGGTGTGCGTGACACCGCCCAGCTGCAGATGGTGGAGTTCGGCCGAGGCTTTGGCTACAAACTCCCCCTGAGCATTGGCATGCCCAGCGTGGGCAGCACCATCCTCAAACAGATT gaCACGGTGTCAGACAGAGAATGCTGCAACGTCATGTGCAAATGTTCGGGACATGAAGGCATCCGAGGCTCTCGGGGCCTCCCGGGGTCAAAG GGTCTGTCTGGACAGAAGGGTTATCCCGGATTCCCCGGAGAGGAGGGCGTCGCT GGCGAGCGGGGGCCCCCGGGGCCCAGCGGACCTCGTGGTGCTGAGGGATGTTCTGGAGTCAGAGGAACAAAG GGCTACCGAGGCCTGCGAGGAAACAGG GGCGATGACGGGGAGGACGGCCTGGACGGAATCAACGGGGAACAG GGAGTGACAGGAAACGACGGAGCTCGAGGAGCAAAAGGAGACTCGGGAAACCCA GGCATCCCAGGTATCAGAGGAGAGGTGGGGCTGAAAGGACAGCGAGGACTGAGAGGAGATCCG gGAGAATCCGGCGCTGACAACAACGTCCCCGGAACCAAAGGAGAACCTGGAAACCCGGGTTTAGTG GGCTCACCTGGTCAGGACGGGCGTCCAGGTGAAGGCGGCCTCGTTGGAAACTCT GGTCCGGATGGAAGGAGGGGTCCGTTTGGAGAAAAG ggtgCACCCGGACCACCAGGAGAGCCGGGACTACCAGGCAGCCCAGGAGCTTCAGGCCCACAG GGTGCCAGAGGGGTCCGAGGTGCACCTGGACCCAGAGGAATCCCTGGACTTCCCGGACCTCAG GGGGCGCCGGGAACACCTGGAGGTCCAGGATCAGCTGGACGGCGTGGAGCGAACGGACAGAAG GGCCAGCCGGGGGATCCTGGTGATAAAGGGGCCTCAGGACCGATGGGACCCCGAGGGATGCCC gGTCAGGACGGGAAGGACGGTTATGGACCTGCAGGACGGAAAGGAGTGAAG ggcGATGCTGGTTTTCCTGGTTATCCCGGTCTGCTG GGTGAGGACGGTCTGCAGGGACCCAAAGGATATCCAGGACCTAAAGGGAGCCAAGGCCGCGCG GGCAACTCAGGCCGGTCCGGAGAACCAGGAGTGTCCGGGGAACCGGGATATCCAGGACACAGA GGTCTTAAAGGTCCACCTGGAGGAAAAGGCATGACG GAGTGTCAGCTGATCACCTACATCAGAGACAACTGTG CTTGCTCCATCG ATCGGTCAGAGTGCCCGGCCTTCCCCACCGAGCTGGTGTTCGCTCTGGACATGTCTGAGGACGTGACCCCAGCCGTCTTCGAGAGACAGCGGGAGGCTCTCCTGTCCCTGCTGGAGGACGTCACCGTCAGTGAGAGCAACTGTCCGACAGGCGCCCGGGTGGCTGTGGTGGGATACAGCTCCCACAGCAGGCACCTGATCCGCTTCCACGACTATCACAGCAAGAAGCAACTGACGGAGGCTGTGAAGAACATCGCCCTGGAGAGGACGTCCAACCGACGCCATCTAGCTGCTGCCATGCGGTTTGTGGCTCAGAACGTCTTCAAACGTGTCCGATCAGGCGTGCTGATGAGGAAGGTGGCGGTCTTCCTTTCTAACGGGCCTCCACAGGATGTGAACGACATCCTTACCGCCATGATGGAGTACCGGGCCCTCAACATCGTCCCGGCAGTCATCTCTCTGAGGAACGCCCCCGGCATCAGTCGAGTCATGCAG GTTGATGACTCTGGAAACTACGTCTTCACGGTGCTGGGGAAGGACGTGGCTGCTGACCTGAGGAAGGTCAAGAACTGCGCCATCTGTTACG acCCCTGCAAGCGTTCAGAGGAGTGCGCCTTCAtccaggagcagctgcagccccAGGAGGTCGACGTGGACCTGGTCATGGTGGTGGACAGCTCCAGGGAGATGCAGGCCGACGAGTACGCTGGTGcccagcagctgctgagctctGTGGTGGAGCAGCTGGCCGTGACCTCGCAGCCCCGCCGAGGCAGCAACCGGGCCCGGGTGGCCGTAGTCCAGCAGAGCGGCACCGGGACCCCCAAGGTGGAGTTTTCCCTGCAGACCTACCAGGACCAAGACAGGATGAGGGAACACCTGATCCAGACCATGCAGCAACAGGGCGGCTCCTCCGCACTGGGACAGACGCTGGAGTTCACCCTGAGGGAGGTGCTCCTGAAGGCCACCCAGCCCCGCAGGAAGAAGGCCCTCCTGGTCCTGGTGGGCACAGAGACGGCTTACTCAGACCGGACCAAGCTGCAGTACATCTCCCAGAAGGCCAAGTGCGAGGGGGTGGCGCTCTTTGTGGTGACGGTCGGTGACCGCTACAGCCGGGCTCAGGTGGAGGAGCTGGCCAGTCTGCCAGTACAGCAGCACCTGATCCACGTGGACCGACTGAAGGCCGATGAGCAGGGCTTCACCCAGCGCTTCTTCAGagtcttcctctctgccctcaGCA